A region of Paenimyroides aestuarii DNA encodes the following proteins:
- a CDS encoding mechanosensitive ion channel family protein: MNEYLNRATVAIEDLVKDIIEYTPNIILALLVCLLSFYLSNRVKKATEKILLKRNIKHSARNVIANMTSFATILGGLYLMLSIMNLSDFIKALLGAAGLIGLAVSLALQSTLSNTFAGIVLSFIKTIKIGDWIETNGYAGEVQEINLRVTTLLLADGNILTIPNKLLIENTLKNYSLTENSIISLQCGIDYNSDLQFVEDLVVNTIKSELPCYVPGTKVPFFYYEFADSSINFEVRFQSKSGRAIEIAQFKGLAIKLIHKKFKEHNINIPFPIRSLEVRNSK, translated from the coding sequence GTGAACGAATATTTGAATAGAGCAACTGTTGCCATAGAAGATTTAGTAAAGGATATTATTGAATATACTCCAAATATTATTTTGGCATTATTGGTTTGTTTGCTGTCGTTTTATCTTTCAAACCGAGTAAAAAAAGCTACAGAAAAAATCTTGCTAAAGCGCAATATTAAGCATTCTGCCCGAAACGTGATTGCAAACATGACCTCGTTTGCAACTATTTTAGGTGGTTTGTATCTTATGTTGTCTATAATGAATTTAAGCGATTTCATTAAAGCTTTATTAGGAGCCGCAGGTTTAATAGGTTTGGCAGTCAGTTTGGCTTTGCAAAGCACTTTAAGCAATACATTTGCAGGCATTGTTTTATCCTTTATCAAAACGATTAAAATAGGCGACTGGATTGAAACAAACGGATATGCCGGTGAAGTACAAGAAATAAACCTTCGAGTAACGACTTTGTTGCTGGCCGATGGTAATATATTAACAATTCCCAATAAACTTTTAATAGAAAACACATTGAAAAACTATTCGCTTACCGAAAACAGTATTATTAGTTTACAGTGTGGTATTGATTACAACTCAGATTTGCAATTTGTGGAAGATTTGGTGGTAAACACCATTAAAAGCGAATTACCTTGTTATGTGCCAGGAACAAAAGTGCCCTTTTTTTATTATGAATTTGCCGATTCGTCTATAAATTTTGAAGTCCGGTTTCAATCAAAATCAGGACGAGCTATCGAAATTGCACAATTCAAAGGTTTGGCCATTAAATTAATTCATAAAAAATTCAAAGAACATAACATCAATATTCCATTCCCAATTAGGTCGCTTGAAGTGCGAAATAGTAAGTGA
- a CDS encoding DUF3570 domain-containing protein, with protein MKKRLIAAAFVTLVSGTTTKAQEQTSDSTVYKKTKLKIEEVNFISSYYSQNGNNSAVTGGLGTEKLTDIATTIDVKVSRTDRKNRKQLIGFELGVDSYTSASSDKIDPNTVSSASYQDVRVYPSLNFSSENEQKRQIIATGISASTEYDYFSLGANVGYTKYSSNKNTEFNVKAMAFFDTWKVILPIELRDNPDPEFKNGDQKPRTSYNLGFTLSQVVNRNFQMAFLLDLGYQEGLLATKFNRVYFNDPGATVKSENLPNTRFKIPLGLRANYFMGDQFVLRSFYRYYWDNWNIQSHTVSIEPTLKLTAFSSLSIPYRFYTQTAADYFQPIYQHQLGDEYFTSDYDLSAFSSHMIGLGYKIVDSNNGLFHVKQINSLEVRYGYYSRSNGLNSHIITLAVKFK; from the coding sequence ATGAAAAAACGATTAATAGCAGCTGCTTTTGTAACTTTAGTATCGGGAACCACTACTAAAGCACAAGAGCAAACATCCGATAGTACGGTGTATAAAAAAACAAAACTTAAAATAGAAGAGGTAAATTTTATTTCGAGTTATTATTCACAAAATGGCAATAATTCTGCAGTAACCGGAGGATTGGGTACTGAAAAATTAACCGATATTGCCACTACAATTGACGTAAAAGTCTCGAGAACAGATCGCAAAAACCGTAAGCAACTTATCGGTTTTGAATTGGGGGTAGATAGTTATACATCGGCATCGTCTGATAAAATTGATCCCAATACAGTGTCATCAGCTTCCTACCAAGACGTACGCGTATATCCGTCTTTGAATTTCAGTTCTGAAAACGAACAAAAACGTCAAATTATTGCGACTGGTATTTCAGCTTCTACCGAATATGATTATTTTTCGTTAGGTGCCAATGTGGGTTATACCAAATATTCTTCAAACAAAAACACAGAATTTAATGTGAAAGCAATGGCGTTTTTTGATACATGGAAAGTAATTTTACCAATTGAACTTCGGGATAATCCAGACCCTGAATTTAAAAACGGTGATCAAAAACCACGTACTTCATATAATTTAGGATTTACACTTTCGCAAGTAGTGAACCGAAACTTTCAGATGGCTTTTCTGTTAGATTTAGGTTATCAAGAAGGTTTGCTGGCTACGAAATTTAACCGGGTATATTTTAACGATCCTGGTGCAACTGTCAAATCAGAAAACTTGCCCAACACCCGGTTTAAAATTCCTCTGGGTCTTCGCGCCAATTATTTTATGGGTGATCAGTTCGTGCTACGTAGTTTTTATCGATATTATTGGGACAATTGGAATATTCAGTCGCACACTGTAAGTATTGAACCAACCCTGAAACTAACTGCGTTTTCATCGCTTTCTATTCCATACAGATTTTACACTCAAACCGCTGCCGATTATTTCCAACCAATTTATCAGCATCAGTTAGGTGATGAATATTTTACAAGTGATTATGATTTGTCTGCTTTCTCAAGCCACATGATAGGTTTAGGATATAAAATAGTAGATTCCAATAATGGTTTGTTTCATGTTAAACAAATCAATAGTTTAGAGGTTCGTTATGGATATTACAGTCGAAGCAATGGGCTAAATTCGCATATTATCACATTAGCAGTAAAGTTTAAGTAA
- a CDS encoding DUF4266 domain-containing protein gives MKKIIVVCTLIAFAGCAEVKEYQKEKINDSDMELASKKSEKFENTFMLYREGSSGANGGKTGGGCGCN, from the coding sequence ATGAAAAAAATAATAGTGGTATGTACTTTAATTGCTTTTGCCGGATGTGCCGAAGTAAAAGAATACCAAAAGGAAAAAATAAATGATTCAGATATGGAATTGGCTTCTAAAAAATCTGAAAAATTTGAGAATACCTTTATGCTCTATCGCGAAGGCAGTTCGGGAGCAAACGGAGGAAAAACAGGCGGCGGTTGTGGCTGTAATTAA
- a CDS encoding FAD:protein FMN transferase yields the protein MGNRFEISVIGHDEKMADHQIDLAVSEIQRIEKLLTTFSNESVTFEINENAGIKPVKVPQEVFDLISRCQTISKITQGAFDISYGGIDKRFWNFDLKMTELPNANDAKKAVSLINYQNILLNPADKTVFLKQKGMRIGFGGIGKGYAAEQAKKVLIKAGIKSGIVNAAGDLTTWGFQENGEPWTIGIADPNKKEALFSSFKITNTSVATSGNYEKYVVIAGKRYSHTINPKTGFPVSGIKSVTIIAENAEIADALATPVTVLGIEIGLDFINQLPNIGCIIIDDFNQIYHSNNINLS from the coding sequence ATGGGAAATCGATTTGAGATTTCGGTGATTGGTCACGACGAAAAAATGGCCGACCACCAAATAGATTTGGCTGTAAGTGAAATTCAGCGTATTGAAAAACTACTCACCACTTTTTCTAACGAGAGTGTTACTTTCGAAATTAATGAAAATGCAGGCATAAAACCGGTAAAAGTGCCGCAAGAGGTATTTGATTTAATCAGCCGTTGCCAAACGATTTCAAAAATTACTCAAGGTGCTTTCGATATTAGTTATGGTGGAATTGATAAACGTTTTTGGAATTTCGACTTAAAAATGACGGAACTGCCCAATGCAAATGATGCAAAAAAAGCGGTATCACTAATTAATTACCAAAACATTTTGCTGAATCCGGCTGATAAAACCGTTTTTTTAAAGCAAAAAGGAATGCGAATTGGTTTTGGCGGAATTGGAAAAGGGTATGCGGCAGAACAAGCAAAAAAAGTACTCATAAAAGCAGGAATTAAAAGTGGTATTGTAAACGCTGCTGGCGACTTAACCACTTGGGGATTTCAGGAAAATGGCGAGCCCTGGACTATTGGCATTGCCGACCCTAATAAAAAAGAAGCGCTTTTTTCATCTTTTAAAATTACAAACACGTCTGTGGCAACTTCGGGTAATTATGAAAAATATGTAGTCATTGCCGGTAAAAGATATTCGCATACCATAAATCCTAAAACAGGTTTTCCGGTTTCGGGCATTAAAAGCGTAACAATTATAGCTGAAAACGCCGAGATTGCTGATGCACTTGCTACACCGGTTACGGTTTTAGGAATTGAAATTGGATTGGATTTTATCAATCAACTACCGAATATTGGCTGTATTATTATCGATGATTTTAACCAAATTTATCATTCAAACAATATTAATCTTTCTTAA
- a CDS encoding thioredoxin family protein, producing the protein MKKLIALLFLISNLGWAQTKVFNQKLEKAKAEHKEILLYFSGSDWCAPCVKFKKFMVNTDEFQAFATKNLILYNADFPRQSKNKLAKDVENENNALAEKYNPKGLFPLILLLDANGNVVKKWEGYPKESLTKFIENLKN; encoded by the coding sequence ATGAAAAAACTAATTGCCCTATTATTCTTAATCTCTAATTTGGGATGGGCACAAACGAAAGTTTTCAATCAAAAATTAGAAAAAGCCAAAGCCGAACATAAAGAAATATTGCTCTATTTCTCTGGTTCTGATTGGTGTGCTCCTTGTGTAAAGTTTAAAAAATTTATGGTAAATACCGATGAATTTCAAGCTTTTGCCACGAAAAACCTGATACTTTACAATGCTGATTTTCCGAGACAATCTAAAAATAAATTAGCAAAGGATGTGGAAAATGAAAATAATGCATTGGCAGAAAAATACAATCCTAAGGGATTATTTCCTTTGATTTTATTGTTAGATGCAAATGGTAATGTTGTAAAAAAATGGGAAGGCTATCCTAAAGAATCCCTTACAAAATTTATTGAAAACCTAAAGAATTAA
- a CDS encoding GNAT family N-acetyltransferase, which translates to MTIQLAQPKDLSSIMQVIDDARKNMRANGNHTQWINGYPSAAVILNDINQNIGYICVNDTKMVGYFSFLKGDNPEPTYNVIDNGKWLNNEPYGVIHRLASNGVAKGVAKACFDYCLAQINNIRVDTNNNNLPMQNFLKKYGFVYCGVIYVADGSPRDAFQIIV; encoded by the coding sequence ATGACCATACAGCTTGCACAACCCAAAGATTTAAGCAGCATTATGCAAGTGATTGATGATGCCCGGAAAAATATGCGCGCCAACGGAAACCATACCCAATGGATCAATGGATATCCGTCAGCGGCAGTTATTCTGAATGATATCAACCAAAATATAGGATACATTTGTGTAAACGACACCAAAATGGTGGGTTATTTTTCTTTTTTAAAGGGCGATAATCCGGAACCGACTTACAACGTTATCGACAACGGAAAATGGCTGAATAATGAACCTTATGGGGTGATTCACAGATTGGCATCAAACGGAGTGGCTAAAGGAGTTGCCAAAGCTTGTTTTGATTATTGCTTAGCGCAGATTAACAACATTCGAGTTGACACCAACAACAATAACCTACCGATGCAAAATTTCTTAAAAAAATATGGTTTTGTGTATTGCGGCGTTATTTATGTGGCAGATGGTTCTCCAAGAGATGCTTTTCAGATAATTGTTTAG
- a CDS encoding DUF5689 domain-containing protein, with protein sequence MKAIKYTFAALTVAALLTTAGCAHSDDVSAPEIKYHQATPTITLEELYAKANTTVQQYTEKDVLEAYVSSSDEGGTFYKSVSLQNLEGTKGFSISVDMYNISNDMAPGRKVYIYLEGMYFSIVHGSLVLGDLYEETSVGRMRPQDFYKKVFPSAEVVAEEDLLKSITLADLKSDNYINTLVEIDQVQFSDDAIGTTFYDPSNVLGGATNHLIEDASGSMIFRTSEFAKFASKVVPENNGKIRGVLTKFNSDYQFMARTFNDIQLNNPRVRPVTAIGGTSMVFTPTVNETFESFEVAATASTFPQYGNDYALGGRYWAVKSFQNNKYIQLTAFGNNASTTKSYFIVPVQFNGNNSLSFDTKDGYYNGNVLNVYYVPAANYTYGDYINTTNFTNITTQFTYSSGTTNGYAANFTPSGSYQFPSSVTGNGFIVFEYSGNTSVTSTIQIDNILFQ encoded by the coding sequence ATGAAAGCAATTAAATATACCTTTGCAGCTCTTACAGTTGCTGCATTATTAACAACAGCCGGATGCGCGCACAGCGACGATGTTTCGGCTCCGGAAATAAAATACCACCAAGCTACGCCAACAATTACTTTAGAAGAATTGTATGCTAAAGCAAACACAACTGTGCAACAATATACCGAAAAAGATGTATTAGAAGCCTACGTATCATCAAGCGATGAAGGCGGAACATTCTACAAATCGGTATCATTACAAAATTTGGAAGGCACCAAAGGATTTTCAATTTCGGTGGATATGTACAACATTAGCAACGATATGGCTCCTGGACGTAAAGTATATATCTATTTAGAAGGTATGTATTTTTCAATTGTACACGGATCATTAGTTTTAGGCGATTTGTATGAAGAAACAAGCGTAGGCAGAATGCGCCCACAAGATTTCTACAAAAAAGTATTTCCTTCTGCAGAAGTGGTTGCCGAAGAAGATTTGTTAAAAAGCATTACATTGGCAGATCTTAAAAGCGATAACTATATCAATACCTTAGTAGAAATTGATCAAGTACAGTTTAGCGACGATGCTATTGGAACAACATTTTACGACCCAAGCAATGTGTTGGGTGGTGCAACAAATCATTTGATTGAGGACGCTTCTGGATCAATGATTTTTAGAACCAGCGAGTTCGCAAAATTTGCAAGCAAAGTTGTTCCTGAAAACAATGGAAAAATTCGTGGAGTGCTTACAAAATTCAATAGCGATTATCAATTTATGGCACGCACATTTAATGATATTCAGTTAAATAATCCACGTGTACGACCTGTAACAGCAATTGGCGGTACCAGCATGGTATTTACACCAACGGTTAACGAAACCTTTGAAAGTTTTGAAGTAGCTGCAACTGCCAGCACATTCCCGCAATATGGTAATGATTATGCTTTAGGCGGAAGATATTGGGCGGTGAAATCATTCCAAAATAATAAATACATCCAGTTAACCGCTTTTGGAAACAACGCTTCCACAACAAAAAGTTATTTCATTGTGCCTGTACAATTCAATGGCAATAATAGTTTATCGTTTGATACCAAAGATGGTTACTATAATGGAAATGTTTTAAATGTATATTATGTACCGGCAGCAAACTATACGTATGGCGACTATATAAACACAACAAACTTCACAAACATTACCACGCAGTTCACCTATTCAAGTGGAACAACAAATGGCTATGCAGCGAATTTCACGCCAAGTGGCAGCTACCAATTCCCAAGTTCTGTAACAGGTAATGGTTTCATAGTGTTTGAATATTCAGGTAACACATCGGTAACATCTACTATTCAAATAGATAATATTTTGTTTCAATAA
- a CDS encoding choice-of-anchor J domain-containing protein — protein MKKIKFLFPVAVIALVSVFAACSPEDEQELPKLNKAIYFEDFEWFTQGNLDQNTWTTNVVKGTKPWKFETRNNDSYLFFSAFESPKETANDSWIVSKDINIDNANVKRLTFISTQGFVTDSTNNKLELYAIHNISETSADTVMLKFNKPVLNQGNFKWVNSGNISLSSFKGPIKIAFRVTGSGTDTNADGTYEVDNIKVF, from the coding sequence ATGAAAAAAATAAAATTTTTATTCCCAGTAGCTGTAATTGCCTTGGTAAGTGTTTTTGCAGCTTGTTCCCCAGAAGACGAACAGGAATTACCCAAGCTAAACAAAGCTATATATTTTGAAGATTTCGAATGGTTTACTCAAGGAAATTTAGACCAAAACACATGGACCACCAATGTTGTAAAAGGAACAAAACCTTGGAAATTTGAAACTAGAAACAACGATTCCTATTTATTCTTTTCGGCTTTCGAATCTCCGAAAGAAACCGCAAACGACAGCTGGATTGTATCAAAAGACATTAATATTGATAATGCCAATGTGAAGCGACTTACGTTTATATCAACGCAAGGTTTTGTGACAGACAGCACCAATAATAAATTAGAACTTTATGCCATACATAACATAAGCGAAACGAGTGCAGACACCGTAATGCTTAAGTTTAACAAACCAGTTCTTAATCAAGGCAACTTTAAATGGGTAAATTCTGGAAACATAAGTCTTTCCTCTTTTAAAGGTCCTATTAAAATTGCATTTAGAGTTACTGGAAGCGGAACCGATACAAACGCAGATGGTACTTATGAAGTAGATAACATTAAAGTTTTTTAA
- a CDS encoding TonB-dependent receptor yields MKKLLFSTFLVLITLTTWAQSTALRGVVVDAKTQQPLFKVTASLFNTNLSATTNEQGEFVIANPTPGNQVLYIEFTGYVQKRFILDITNESDIDLGTIYLEEDVTSEQQLSLITLTENDLGDDNSGSETTSGLLQASRDPFQQAAAFNWGQARFRIRGLDNEYGNIFINGITMNKLFDGRPQFSNWGGLNDATRNQEFINGSMPNDYTFGGILGVQAINTRASFMRPGARVSISGANTNYSGRGMITYGSGMNRNGWAYAASASYRMAKEGFFEGTDYDAKSFFLAIEKKINSNHSLNLSAIYAQNSRGKNGPNTQEVVDLKGFQYNSYWGWQNGKKRNSRDKDVEEPIFILSHYWDINEKTSLNTNVSYQFGKISNSRLENNGANNPDPTYYKNLPSYYLNFHNTDGSSPIWTPDFANAERNRIDFLNNSQINWDRLYLQNASKGYAVNALYADVMQDNQFTANTLFNTQISNAIGFNAGLTYRNLRSEGYQEMLDLLGGAYLIDNDLFLKEEFSASDLNNPNRKVYEGDKYGYNFIMHANVVDLFTQFRFNYGKLGFYLSQNASYTEYQREGLYRNGLYADSSFGKGQKISFENYGFKGGATYKLTGQHIFNINASYYTQAPSIRNSYSNIRISDATVNGLTNEKVFGSDINYIIRTPKLKGRVGAYFNEIKDATRTSFFYADGIDLELDDETSSDFVAEITRGIDRQSMGMELGAEYQATKTIKVLAAANFSQSIYSDNANVYLNVDGRRENGLSPIVNYGTSYIKNYRVAGTPQQAYSLGIEYRDPKYWWIGANANFLTDIYLDISPLLRTNNFFSEPGQGGAAFNDVDTNVAKRLLKQEKLDDVFLVNLQGGKSWRIGGKTIGFFATINNVLGLEYKTGGFEQARNANYRELLMDHASGTRTFGPKYFYGFGRTYFLNLYMNF; encoded by the coding sequence ATGAAAAAATTACTCTTTAGCACTTTTTTAGTGTTAATTACCCTAACAACTTGGGCACAAAGTACAGCGTTACGCGGGGTGGTGGTTGATGCAAAAACACAGCAACCTTTATTCAAAGTAACAGCAAGTTTATTCAACACCAATTTATCTGCCACAACCAATGAGCAAGGTGAATTTGTAATTGCCAACCCAACTCCGGGCAATCAGGTGCTCTACATTGAATTTACTGGTTATGTTCAAAAGCGATTTATTTTGGATATAACAAACGAATCAGACATTGATTTAGGTACCATTTATTTAGAAGAAGATGTAACTTCTGAACAACAATTAAGTTTAATTACCCTTACAGAAAATGATTTGGGCGATGACAACTCAGGTTCAGAAACCACATCGGGTCTTTTGCAAGCTTCGCGCGATCCATTTCAACAAGCAGCCGCTTTTAACTGGGGGCAAGCACGTTTCAGAATCAGAGGTTTAGACAATGAATACGGTAATATCTTTATCAATGGTATTACCATGAACAAGCTTTTTGATGGCCGTCCGCAATTTTCTAACTGGGGCGGATTGAATGACGCTACTCGTAACCAAGAGTTTATCAATGGATCAATGCCAAATGATTACACTTTCGGAGGAATTTTGGGTGTACAAGCAATCAATACCCGTGCGTCTTTTATGCGTCCAGGAGCGCGTGTATCTATTTCCGGTGCCAATACCAACTATAGCGGCCGCGGAATGATTACCTATGGTTCAGGAATGAATAGAAATGGCTGGGCTTATGCAGCATCGGCATCTTACCGTATGGCTAAAGAAGGCTTTTTTGAAGGAACAGATTATGATGCAAAATCATTTTTCTTAGCCATTGAAAAGAAAATTAACAGCAACCATAGTTTAAATTTATCGGCTATTTATGCACAAAACAGCCGTGGTAAAAACGGGCCTAACACACAAGAGGTGGTTGATTTAAAAGGATTCCAATACAATTCTTATTGGGGATGGCAAAACGGGAAAAAACGCAACTCACGCGATAAAGATGTGGAAGAGCCTATTTTTATTTTAAGCCATTACTGGGACATCAACGAAAAAACAAGTTTAAACACCAATGTGTCGTATCAATTTGGAAAGATTTCAAACAGCCGATTAGAAAATAATGGGGCAAACAATCCAGATCCTACATATTACAAAAACTTACCAAGTTATTATTTAAACTTTCACAATACCGATGGAAGCAGCCCAATCTGGACACCCGATTTTGCAAATGCAGAACGCAACAGAATTGATTTCTTAAACAATTCACAAATAAACTGGGATCGTTTATACCTTCAAAATGCTTCAAAAGGATACGCAGTAAATGCTTTGTATGCCGATGTGATGCAAGACAACCAATTTACAGCAAACACCTTGTTCAACACACAAATTTCAAATGCAATAGGGTTCAACGCTGGTTTAACATACCGTAACTTGCGTTCAGAAGGATACCAAGAAATGCTTGATTTGCTAGGTGGTGCTTATTTAATTGATAACGATTTGTTTCTAAAAGAAGAATTTTCGGCTTCTGATTTAAACAATCCAAACCGCAAAGTTTACGAAGGCGATAAATACGGTTACAACTTTATCATGCATGCAAATGTGGTTGATTTATTCACACAATTTAGATTCAACTATGGTAAATTAGGTTTTTATCTAAGTCAAAACGCATCGTACACAGAATACCAACGCGAAGGATTGTACAGAAACGGTTTATATGCAGATTCATCATTTGGAAAAGGTCAAAAAATTTCATTTGAAAACTATGGTTTCAAAGGGGGAGCAACGTATAAATTAACCGGTCAGCATATTTTTAATATCAACGCTAGTTATTACACACAAGCTCCGTCAATTCGCAACAGCTATTCAAATATTCGTATCAGCGATGCAACTGTAAACGGATTAACCAATGAAAAAGTATTTGGATCGGATATTAACTATATTATCCGTACACCAAAATTAAAAGGACGTGTTGGAGCATATTTCAACGAAATTAAAGATGCAACAAGAACTTCATTCTTTTATGCAGATGGTATCGATTTAGAACTAGACGATGAAACAAGTAGCGATTTCGTTGCAGAAATCACGCGTGGCATTGATAGACAAAGTATGGGTATGGAATTGGGAGCAGAATACCAAGCTACAAAAACCATTAAAGTATTAGCAGCTGCAAACTTTAGCCAATCAATCTATTCAGACAATGCAAACGTTTACCTAAATGTAGATGGTCGTCGTGAAAACGGTTTAAGTCCAATTGTGAACTACGGTACAAGTTATATTAAAAACTACCGCGTTGCAGGTACGCCACAGCAAGCTTATTCATTGGGAATTGAGTACCGCGATCCAAAATATTGGTGGATTGGTGCCAACGCAAACTTCCTAACGGATATTTATTTAGATATTTCGCCTTTGCTACGCACAAACAACTTTTTTAGCGAGCCCGGTCAAGGCGGTGCTGCTTTTAATGATGTAGATACCAACGTAGCAAAACGTTTGTTAAAACAAGAAAAATTAGACGATGTTTTCTTGGTAAACCTTCAAGGAGGAAAATCATGGAGAATCGGTGGTAAAACAATTGGTTTCTTTGCAACCATCAACAACGTGTTAGGTTTAGAATACAAAACAGGTGGTTTTGAACAAGCACGTAATGCCAACTACCGCGAATTATTAATGGACCACGCAAGCGGAACACGCACATTTGGACCTAAATATTTTTATGGTTTCGGCAGAACTTATTTCTTAAATTTATACATGAACTTTTAA
- a CDS encoding endonuclease/exonuclease/phosphatase family protein, with the protein MGTTFRFLLLLTLLGTSSFIHAQQKSYMVHTVAFYNLENLFDTIRDEKIYDEEWTPTGTRNWGSKKYQEKLENLSRAISEIGTDENPNMPTILGVSELENRKVLEDLVNMPKLKSASYGIIHYDSPDRRGIDVALLYQTKHFKPTSSKNIPLYIYDSTDSKYKDSNNGKGKRIYTRDQLLVSGLFDGEEMHFIVNHWPSRSGGEKKSSPNREAAAALNKKIIDSLYKINPNAKVFTMGDLNDGPYNKSVKEVLDAKGKKEDVKKGEVFNPMYQMYKDGQGTIAYRDAWDIFDQIIFTEPLLRKDYTTYQYWKAGIFNKPFLVQKSGQYKGYPLRNQLSGEPGFSDHFPVYVYIIKEM; encoded by the coding sequence ATGGGCACTACATTTAGATTTTTACTTTTATTAACATTGCTGGGAACTTCAAGCTTTATTCATGCTCAGCAAAAATCATACATGGTACATACGGTAGCTTTCTACAATTTAGAAAACTTGTTTGATACTATACGCGATGAAAAAATTTATGACGAAGAATGGACACCAACCGGTACACGCAATTGGGGTTCTAAAAAATACCAAGAAAAACTGGAAAACCTAAGCAGGGCTATTTCTGAAATCGGGACTGATGAAAACCCAAATATGCCTACCATTTTGGGTGTAAGTGAGTTAGAAAACCGCAAGGTTTTAGAAGATTTGGTAAACATGCCAAAACTAAAGAGTGCTTCGTATGGCATTATTCATTACGATTCACCAGATCGCCGAGGTATTGATGTGGCACTTCTGTATCAAACCAAACATTTTAAACCCACAAGCTCTAAAAATATACCATTATATATTTATGACAGCACCGATTCTAAATACAAAGACAGCAACAATGGCAAAGGGAAGCGTATATACACGCGCGATCAATTGTTGGTTTCGGGCTTGTTTGATGGCGAAGAAATGCACTTTATCGTAAACCACTGGCCATCGCGTTCAGGAGGTGAAAAGAAAAGCAGCCCTAATCGCGAAGCTGCGGCTGCATTGAACAAAAAAATCATCGACTCGTTATACAAAATCAATCCAAATGCAAAAGTGTTTACAATGGGCGATTTAAACGACGGACCTTATAACAAATCGGTAAAAGAGGTTTTAGATGCAAAAGGAAAGAAAGAAGATGTGAAAAAAGGCGAGGTTTTTAACCCTATGTATCAAATGTATAAAGATGGGCAGGGAACGATTGCTTATCGCGATGCATGGGATATTTTTGACCAAATTATATTTACCGAACCATTATTAAGAAAAGATTATACAACCTATCAATATTGGAAAGCAGGAATTTTTAACAAGCCTTTTCTCGTACAAAAATCGGGGCAGTATAAAGGTTATCCATTGCGAAACCAACTAAGTGGAGAACCAGGTTTTAGCGATCACTTTCCGGTATATGTTTATATTATAAAAGAAATGTAG